In the genome of Candidatus Deferrimicrobium sp., the window CTGGCGCTTTGCTTTGCCAGGTGCTCCTCGAAATACGCGAGGGCGGCCGCGCCCGGGTCGTCGGCCAGGGCGTTCACGAGGCCGATCCGATGCGCTTCCTCCGCTCCGATGCTGCGCCCGGAGAAGAGGAGATCCTCCGCGCGGGATTGGCCGATCCGCTCAGGGAGCAGGCAGGAGGCCGCGGGGGCGAACACCGCCAGCCGGATCTCGGGTTGCCCGAGCGTCGAGCCGGGAGCGGCGAAGACGAGGTGGCCGGCGGCCGCCACTTCGAGACCGCCGCCCAGGCACTGGCCGCGCACCGCCACCAGGACGGGGACGGGGCTTTCGACGAACTGCAGGATCAGCGCGTGCAGTTCGCGGAGCATCGCCGCGCACGATCCCGGCAGGTGTTCCTCGACGCTGGCGCCGAAGCTGAAGTGCGGCCCTTCGGCCTCCAGAAGGACGGCGCGCAACCGTTTCCCCGGCAGGTGCTCGCGGAGGGCCGCCCGCAGCGCCCCGATCATGGCGGCGTCCACGATGTTCGCCTTGGGCCTGGAAAGACGCAGCCGCAACAGGGAGCCGTCCTTCTCCAGTTCCACCGCGAGGGGGGTCGCGCCCATCGTCATTTCCCGGGGACGAGGATCGCGCGTCGGGTCAGCTTGCGCGCGTGAGCGGCGGCGAATACCTCGTTGATGTCGTCGAGGGGATGGCGTTCGACGAAGGGGGCCAGGGCGATCCTCCCGTCGAGCACGAGATCGAGCGCTTCCGGGTACAACTCGGTCAGGCACCCCCAGTTTCCCAGCGCCCGGGCGTGGAAAGCCATCAGGTTCGAGAGGCGCAGATCCACCTTGTCCATGGTGAAGCCGACGACCGAAAGCGTCGCCCCGTGATTGAGCAGTCCGAAGGCGGTGTCCTGCCCGGCGGCGGTCCCGGAGCACTCGAAGATCTTCCACCGGGTGTCGGGGCAGCCGTTCTTCTTTGCGAATTCCTGGACCGCCTTTTTGAGGTCGCGTCCCTGGACCTCGCGGACGTTGACGGTCAACGCGGCGCCGTTCGCGGCCATGACGCCGAGTTTCAACGGATCCACATCGAGGGCCGCCACGGTCGCTCCGGAGGCGCGTGCGATCTGCACCGCGTACCCGCCCACTCCGCCGGCACCCACCACGACGGCGAAATCGCCGGGCCGCACCCCCGCCTGCACCACCGCCTGGTACGGGGTCGTCACCGCGTCGGCCACCACGGAGACGTCGGGAAGCGCAAGGCCGGCCGCCGCGAGCCGCCTCTCGTCCACGGGGCACAGCCCGCGCGCCGGAACCCGGATGTGGGTGGCGAAGCCCCCCTGGATATCGTTGCCCGGCATCTGCTGCCGGCGGCAGATGGTGCCGTGACCCGAGGCGCACAGCTCGCATTCGCCGCAGGGAATAACCGCGGGGATGATCACGGCTTTCCCCTGCCACGACTGCGCTCCCTCGCCGGCGGCCACCACCCTGCCGCTGATCTCGTGACCGAGGGTCAGGGGGAGGGGCGACTTCACCCGCACACCGTCGTAATAGAAGCCGAGGTCCGTGTGACATACCCCGCAACCGGACACCTCGACCACCACCTCGCCCGCGGCCGGCGGAAACGGGTCGAAGTCGGCCTTCACCATCGGCTCCCCCGGAGCGGTCATCCACCAGCGATGCGGTGCGCGGGCCAAAGGGAATCCTCCTTCGAAAGGTAAGGGATTCGGACTTGCTTGCGATGAGATCCGGTAAAACAGTACCTCAATGCCTTTTATCTGTCAACGGAATTCAAATACGCTGTTTTATGAGTTACCCCTTGATGTCGCATCAAGGCAGGGAGCTGCACGCCTACTTCACGCGGGTTGAAGAAGCGCTCTCCCGGCGCGGAACCCCTGCACGTTCACCGCCACGATCTTCTCCGACAGGCGGGCCTTCAGCGCTTCCTCATAAGCGGCTTCGGCCAGCGGCAGGAAGTGCGAGGCGGCCCCGACCAGCACCATGTTGACCGCCCGCACTTCGCGCAGCGACAACGCCGCTGCGAGGGCGTCGACCATGTGGAGCCGGTCCGTGACGGCCCGCAGGCGCTCCACGACGTCCTGCGGGTACCGCTCCTGCCCGGTCGCCACCGACGGCGGGAAGATCTCCTGGGCGTTCACCACCATCGCCCCGCCGGGCCGCAGGTAGTGGGCGAACCGGAGCGCCTCGATCTTCTCGAAGGCGATCATCAGATCCGCCTTCCCCGGCTCGATGAGAGGCGAGAAGACCTTCGGGCCGAAACGCAGGTGGGTCGTGACCGAACCCCCGCGCTGCGCCATCCCGTGGACCTCGCTTTTTTTCACGTCGAACCCGGACAGGAGGAACGCGTCGCACAGAATCTCGGAGGCGAGCAGGGTTCCCTGCCCCCCGACGCCCGCGAGGAATACGTCGCCCTTCGGAACGCTCATGGTTTCTTCTCCAGGATCGCCTGGAACTTGCACAGCGGCGGGCACTGGTTGCACCCGTCGCACAGCAGCGGGCTGATCCGCGCCATTCCCTTCTGCGTCGCCTTCTTCCCCGCGGCGACCGCCTCTTCGGGAGTGAAGGGGACCCACTCGATCGCCGGGCACCCGAGCCGGGAGCACGCCTTGCACCCCGTGCACAGATCCGCGATCACCTCGTACACCGGGCGTTTTTGCCTGCGATGTTCCGGAAGCAGGGCGCACGGCGCCTTGGTGATGATCACCGACGGCTCGGCGCGCGCCACTTCCCGCCGCAGCAGGCTTTCCGTCTGCTTCATGTCGTGCGGATTCACCGTGTAGACGTGCTCCACGCCGAGCGCGCGGCAAAGCGCCGGAAGGTCCGTCCGCCGGGTCGGCTCCCCGTGGAGCGTCCTCCCCGTGGCCGGGTTCTGCTGCGCTCCCGTCATCGCGGTGATGTCGTTGTCGAGCAGGATCACCGTCGAGACGCCCCGGTTGTAGACGACGTTCATGAGGCCGGTGACGCCGGAATGGAGGAACGTCGAGTCGCCGATGACCGCAACGACCTTCCCGGCGCCGTCCTGCCCCAGCGCCTTCTCCATCCCGTGGGCGTTCCCGATCGAGGCGCCCATGCAGATGCAGCTGTCCATCGCCCCCAGCGGCGGCAAGGTGGCGAGGGTGTAGCAGCCGATGTCCCCCGTCACCGTCACCTTGAGCTTTTTCAGGGCGAAGAAGAGCCCCCGGTGGGGGCATCCGGGACAAAGGTTCGGCGGCCGGGGGGGGACAGGTTCAGGGGGACGCACGGGGATCGCCTCCCCGGTGATCGCCTGCCGGACGATCCGCGGATCGAGCTCCCCGACGATCGGAATGAGCTCCTTCCCCTGCGCGCGGATCCCCAGCGCCTTCACGTGCGTCTCGATGTGCGGGTCGAGCTCCTCGACCACCACCACGCGGGAGACCCCGCCGGCGAATTCCAGGAAGAGCCGCACGGGAAGCGGCCACGCGAGGCCGATCTTCAGGACCGATGCGTCGGGGAACGCCTCCTTCACGTACTGGTAGGAGACGCCGGAGGTGACGATCCCCAGCGAGCGATCTCCCCACTCGATCCGGTTCCCGTCCCACGTCTCGGCGAACTCCCGCATCGCCTTCGTCCGCTCCTCGACGACGACGTGGCGGCGCTTCGCGTTTACCGGGAGCATCACCCACTTCGCCGGATCGGGAGTGAACCCCGGCGGGAACGCGGGGCCGGCCGGCTCTTCGAGCCGGACGACTCCCTTGGCGTGGGAGATCCTCGTTGTCGTGCGAAGGAAGACGGGGGTGTCGTATTTTTCGGAAAGCTCGAAGGCCAGGCGCGTGAACTCCTTCGCCTCGAAGGAGTCCGACGGCTCGAGCATGGGGATCTTCGCCGCGACCGCGTAGTGCCGGTTGTCCTGCTCGTTCTGGGAGGAGTGCAGCTCCGGATCGTCCGCCGTGACGATCACGAGGCCCCCGCGCACCCCGGTGTAGGAGGCGGTGAAGATCGGGTCGGCCGCCACGTTCACGCCGACGTGCTTCATCGTCGCCAGGGCGCGCACGCCGGCCATCGAGG includes:
- the iorA gene encoding indolepyruvate ferredoxin oxidoreductase subunit alpha; its protein translation is MSVLIKKEEIRLLSGNEAIARGAFEAGVKVASAYPGTPSTEILENFVRYEGVYAEWAPNEKVAVEVAIGASMAGVRALATMKHVGVNVAADPIFTASYTGVRGGLVIVTADDPELHSSQNEQDNRHYAVAAKIPMLEPSDSFEAKEFTRLAFELSEKYDTPVFLRTTTRISHAKGVVRLEEPAGPAFPPGFTPDPAKWVMLPVNAKRRHVVVEERTKAMREFAETWDGNRIEWGDRSLGIVTSGVSYQYVKEAFPDASVLKIGLAWPLPVRLFLEFAGGVSRVVVVEELDPHIETHVKALGIRAQGKELIPIVGELDPRIVRQAITGEAIPVRPPEPVPPRPPNLCPGCPHRGLFFALKKLKVTVTGDIGCYTLATLPPLGAMDSCICMGASIGNAHGMEKALGQDGAGKVVAVIGDSTFLHSGVTGLMNVVYNRGVSTVILLDNDITAMTGAQQNPATGRTLHGEPTRRTDLPALCRALGVEHVYTVNPHDMKQTESLLRREVARAEPSVIITKAPCALLPEHRRQKRPVYEVIADLCTGCKACSRLGCPAIEWVPFTPEEAVAAGKKATQKGMARISPLLCDGCNQCPPLCKFQAILEKKP
- the had gene encoding 6-hydroxycyclohex-1-ene-1-carbonyl-CoA dehydrogenase; its protein translation is MTAPGEPMVKADFDPFPPAAGEVVVEVSGCGVCHTDLGFYYDGVRVKSPLPLTLGHEISGRVVAAGEGAQSWQGKAVIIPAVIPCGECELCASGHGTICRRQQMPGNDIQGGFATHIRVPARGLCPVDERRLAAAGLALPDVSVVADAVTTPYQAVVQAGVRPGDFAVVVGAGGVGGYAVQIARASGATVAALDVDPLKLGVMAANGAALTVNVREVQGRDLKKAVQEFAKKNGCPDTRWKIFECSGTAAGQDTAFGLLNHGATLSVVGFTMDKVDLRLSNLMAFHARALGNWGCLTELYPEALDLVLDGRIALAPFVERHPLDDINEVFAAAHARKLTRRAILVPGK
- a CDS encoding cyclohexa-1,5-dienecarbonyl-CoA hydratase, whose product is MGATPLAVELEKDGSLLRLRLSRPKANIVDAAMIGALRAALREHLPGKRLRAVLLEAEGPHFSFGASVEEHLPGSCAAMLRELHALILQFVESPVPVLVAVRGQCLGGGLEVAAAGHLVFAAPGSTLGQPEIRLAVFAPAASCLLPERIGQSRAEDLLFSGRSIGAEEAHRIGLVNALADDPGAAALAYFEEHLAKQSASSLRFAVRAARFDFVERVRRKLAEVERLYLGELMATHDAVEGLTAFLAKRPPVWEDS
- a CDS encoding indolepyruvate oxidoreductase subunit beta, with protein sequence MSVPKGDVFLAGVGGQGTLLASEILCDAFLLSGFDVKKSEVHGMAQRGGSVTTHLRFGPKVFSPLIEPGKADLMIAFEKIEALRFAHYLRPGGAMVVNAQEIFPPSVATGQERYPQDVVERLRAVTDRLHMVDALAAALSLREVRAVNMVLVGAASHFLPLAEAAYEEALKARLSEKIVAVNVQGFRAGRALLQPA